The Bacillota bacterium DNA segment TCCGCGGATCGCCTCCCCCTGGGCCTCTCCGACGCCTCGGGCAGGCTCTGGCTCCGCCCGCTGGATCCGCCCCAACCGCTGCAGGTGGCTTTCCATGGCGGCCAGTCTGGACTCCAGCCGCTCCACGGCAATGTCAACCGCCCGATCGACGACGGCGGTCAACTCCAGCCGGAGGCCCGCCACCTCCGCCACGATCCTCTGGGCCACTGCGTCGCCGATCTCTTGGGCCGACTCCGTTTCCAACCGCACCACCTGCGGCGCCGGCTTCACCTCCTCAAAGAACGCGCACGGCGACACGCCCAGGGCGGCGGCGATGCGGGGGATCTCATCAGCCTTAATTGCTGTTCTCCCTGTAACCCTGTCCGTCACCCAGTGACGCTTTTCGCCTAGTCGCCGGGCGAGTTCCGCATCACTCCACCCTTTGGCATCTATTAGCTGGGCCAGCTTCTCTCCCGCTCGCATCATCCCCTGTCTGTGAACAAGTCGCGAACAGAATACAGGAATTGCCGAAGATTCGCCCCAAAAATGCTTGACATGGTGTGCACCATCTGCTAGCATTTTGGCGGCACATGGTGCACACCCAGGAGGTTCCGAT contains these protein-coding regions:
- a CDS encoding helix-turn-helix transcriptional regulator; this encodes MRAGEKLAQLIDAKGWSDAELARRLGEKRHWVTDRVTGRTAIKADEIPRIAAALGVSPCAFFEEVKPAPQVVRLETESAQEIGDAVAQRIVAEVAGLRLELTAVVDRAVDIAVERLESRLAAMESHLQRLGRIQRAEPEPARGVGEAQGEAIRGEPALREEKPPFGTEEYKRYQAMKMTARLTRMFADLPPEEQDFVWAMVEERRRLREHAEEPEEERQV